One segment of Tamlana crocina DNA contains the following:
- a CDS encoding nucleoside-diphosphate sugar epimerase/dehydratase yields the protein MINNYFTYLSQKYASKWLVFAIDIAMVMSAFFAAYFIRFNFTLDFNLEQFVLQLPFVLTISVLSLLAVGSFKSVIRHTGFADVINVFKFVVVTTLASGFFVLLNRAFDVVPGFTIPLSIIIIHALLSFVALSSSRLLFKIAYKYLSCKFLSTKRVMIYGAGDSGIVTYNALVNNMSTSYNVVSFIDDDIKKSGKHINGSRIIHGSMVDTAFVIKNDIDEIVVASQTVDKNRIMALIDKLADTNTKITKVPPIESWINGELSTKQIKQFQIEDLLGRAPIQIDNPNLLDEFNGETILVTGAAGSIGSELVNQLSNYDVKHLVLVDQAESALYDVQQDLKRAGKYNFTAIVADIRDGLRIDTIFQNHKPTMVFHAAAYKHVPLMEESPYEAIKINVNGTKLLADTASRYNVKKFVFVSTDKAVNPTSVMGATKRMAEMYISCLQKESKTKFITTRFGNVLGSNGSVIPLFKKQIENGGPLTLTHKEITRYFMTIPEASQLVLEAGTMGKGGEIFIFDMGESVKIYDLAKNMIKLSGLRFPEDIDIKISGLRPGEKLYEELLANGENTLSTYHKKIMISKTRELDYAKIKNEIEELCITNRFQNNNIVMKMKRLIPEYKSNNSDYERYDKKVQIYKKAKGLSTSSDKSTVNL from the coding sequence ATGATTAATAATTACTTTACTTATTTATCGCAAAAATACGCTTCTAAATGGCTAGTATTTGCTATCGATATAGCTATGGTTATGTCGGCTTTTTTTGCAGCATACTTTATTAGATTCAATTTTACATTGGATTTTAATTTAGAACAATTTGTGCTCCAGTTGCCATTTGTTTTAACCATAAGCGTGCTTAGTTTATTGGCAGTAGGTTCTTTTAAAAGTGTGATTAGGCATACTGGGTTTGCTGATGTAATCAATGTGTTTAAGTTTGTGGTTGTAACTACATTAGCTTCTGGTTTCTTTGTGCTTTTAAATAGAGCTTTTGATGTGGTTCCTGGTTTTACCATTCCGCTTTCAATAATCATCATTCATGCTTTGTTGAGTTTTGTGGCATTAAGTTCGAGCAGATTATTGTTTAAGATAGCTTACAAATACTTAAGCTGTAAGTTTCTGTCCACTAAACGTGTTATGATTTATGGAGCCGGTGATTCTGGTATAGTAACTTATAATGCCTTGGTAAATAATATGTCAACCAGTTACAATGTAGTGTCTTTTATTGATGATGATATCAAGAAAAGTGGTAAGCATATTAATGGATCCCGAATCATTCATGGCTCTATGGTTGATACTGCTTTTGTTATAAAAAATGATATCGACGAAATTGTTGTTGCCTCACAAACTGTTGACAAGAACAGGATTATGGCTTTAATCGATAAATTGGCTGATACCAATACTAAAATCACCAAGGTGCCACCTATTGAAAGTTGGATCAATGGTGAGTTAAGTACTAAGCAAATTAAGCAGTTCCAGATTGAAGATTTATTAGGTCGTGCGCCTATCCAAATCGATAATCCTAATTTATTGGACGAGTTTAACGGTGAAACCATTTTGGTTACCGGAGCTGCTGGATCTATAGGTAGTGAGTTGGTTAATCAACTTTCAAATTATGATGTAAAGCATTTGGTCTTAGTGGATCAGGCAGAATCAGCATTGTATGATGTTCAGCAAGATTTAAAACGTGCAGGAAAGTATAATTTTACAGCTATTGTAGCAGATATTAGAGACGGTTTGAGGATTGATACTATCTTTCAAAACCACAAGCCTACTATGGTGTTCCATGCAGCTGCTTATAAGCATGTGCCTTTAATGGAAGAGTCTCCTTACGAGGCCATTAAAATCAATGTTAACGGAACCAAACTATTAGCCGATACAGCTTCAAGGTACAATGTTAAAAAGTTTGTTTTTGTATCTACGGATAAAGCGGTTAACCCAACAAGTGTGATGGGAGCCACTAAGCGAATGGCAGAAATGTACATTAGTTGTCTTCAAAAAGAAAGCAAGACTAAGTTCATCACCACACGTTTTGGTAATGTATTAGGTTCTAATGGTTCAGTTATTCCATTGTTTAAAAAGCAAATAGAAAATGGAGGGCCGTTAACCTTGACCCATAAAGAGATTACTAGGTATTTTATGACCATACCAGAAGCGTCTCAATTGGTTTTGGAAGCTGGAACCATGGGGAAAGGCGGTGAGATATTTATTTTCGACATGGGTGAATCTGTAAAGATTTACGATTTAGCCAAGAATATGATTAAGCTTTCAGGATTAAGATTCCCAGAAGATATCGACATAAAAATTTCAGGCTTACGTCCAGGCGAAAAACTTTACGAAGAGTTATTGGCTAACGGAGAAAATACGCTTTCTACCTACCATAAGAAAATTATGATTAGCAAGACCAGAGAATTGGACTATGCCAAGATTAAGAATGAAATTGAAGAACTTTGTATTACAAACCGCTTCCAAAATAATAATATTGTTATGAAAATGAAGCGATTGATACCGGAATACAAATCAAATAATTCTGACTACGAAAGATACGATAAGAAAGTTCAAATTTACAAGAAAGCAAAAGGATTATCTACTAGTTCAGATAAAAGCACAGTAAACCTATAA
- a CDS encoding aminotransferase class I/II-fold pyridoxal phosphate-dependent enzyme: protein MLTKTKIYLSSPHMGGTEQKFVNEAFSTNWIAPLGPNVNGFENDIKQYIGNEKYVAALSSGTAAIHLALQLLGVGQGDEVICQSFTFSASANPIIYQGATPVFVDSESDTWNMSPELLEIAIQDRIQKHKKPKAIIAVHLYGMPYKAKEINAVAEKYDIPVVEDSAEALGSTYFGAYCGALADMGIFSFNGNKIITTSGGGALVVNTKEEKEKAVFLSTQARDNAPHYEHSSIGFNYRMSNVLAGIGRGQMEVLNDRVTARRQNFEFYKKHLSHIEGISFLEEPENVYSNRWITCITTKSYEAREQIRLALLEEDIESRPLWKPMHMQPVFKNSVHFTNGVSEDLFNRGLCLPSGSNLTQEDLDRILSTILKTPNL from the coding sequence ATGTTGACAAAAACCAAAATATATCTTTCTTCTCCCCACATGGGAGGTACAGAACAGAAGTTTGTTAATGAAGCTTTTTCTACCAACTGGATAGCGCCTTTAGGGCCAAACGTAAATGGTTTTGAAAATGATATTAAACAATATATTGGTAACGAAAAGTATGTTGCCGCGTTAAGTTCTGGTACAGCAGCCATACATTTAGCTTTACAATTATTGGGTGTAGGCCAAGGCGATGAAGTGATTTGCCAAAGCTTTACTTTTTCAGCTTCAGCAAATCCTATTATATATCAAGGAGCAACTCCGGTGTTTGTTGACAGCGAATCTGACACTTGGAACATGTCGCCCGAATTACTGGAAATTGCTATTCAAGATAGAATCCAAAAACACAAAAAGCCAAAGGCTATCATAGCTGTACACTTATATGGTATGCCGTATAAAGCTAAAGAGATTAACGCTGTAGCTGAAAAATATGACATACCTGTGGTTGAGGATAGTGCAGAAGCATTAGGAAGTACTTATTTTGGTGCTTATTGTGGTGCGCTTGCCGATATGGGGATTTTCTCATTTAATGGAAATAAAATCATTACCACTTCCGGTGGAGGAGCATTGGTTGTAAATACTAAGGAAGAAAAAGAAAAAGCAGTGTTTCTATCTACCCAAGCTCGTGATAATGCACCTCACTATGAGCATTCTTCTATCGGGTTTAATTACCGAATGAGTAATGTTTTGGCTGGTATTGGAAGAGGGCAGATGGAGGTTTTGAATGACCGCGTTACTGCTAGAAGGCAAAATTTTGAATTTTATAAAAAGCATTTATCACACATTGAAGGGATTTCATTCTTGGAAGAGCCTGAAAATGTATACTCGAACAGATGGATTACCTGTATAACAACAAAGTCGTACGAAGCTAGAGAGCAAATACGATTAGCTTTGTTGGAAGAGGATATTGAATCCAGACCATTGTGGAAGCCTATGCACATGCAGCCTGTGTTTAAAAACAGTGTACATTTTACCAATGGTGTTTCAGAAGATTTATTCAACCGCGGACTTTGTTTGCCAAGTGGATCAAACCTAACTCAAGAAGATTTAGATAGAATATTAAGTACTATATTAAAAACCCCAAACTTATGA
- a CDS encoding SDR family oxidoreductase, with the protein MTTEQLNMLTNKKILVTGGAGFIGSNLIETLLSHNTNVVCLDNFSTGKRKNIEPFLENKNFKLIEGDIRNLEDCHKACSGVDFILHQAALGSVPRSIKDPITTNDVNVSGFLNMLVAARDAEVKRFVYAASSSTYGDHEALPKVEDVIGKPLSPYAITKYVNELYADIFHKTYGLNTIGLRYFNVFGRRQDPNGAYAAVIPKFVQQFIKHESPMINGDGSYSRDFTYIDNVVQMNLNAITTNNENALNTVYNVAFGERTTLLELATLLKEYLSEFDKSIKDVEIKHRENRAGDIPHSLASIDKAKTLLNYQPKYNINTGLKEAVSWYWDNL; encoded by the coding sequence ATGACTACGGAGCAACTGAACATGTTGACAAACAAGAAAATACTTGTAACTGGCGGTGCTGGATTCATAGGTTCAAATCTCATTGAAACATTATTAAGCCACAACACAAATGTGGTATGCTTAGATAATTTTTCTACAGGGAAAAGAAAAAACATAGAACCTTTCCTAGAAAACAAAAACTTTAAGTTGATTGAAGGTGACATTAGAAACCTTGAGGACTGCCATAAGGCCTGTTCGGGTGTTGATTTTATATTGCACCAAGCTGCTTTGGGTTCCGTACCACGTTCCATAAAAGACCCTATAACCACAAACGATGTTAATGTTTCTGGTTTTTTAAACATGTTAGTCGCCGCCAGAGATGCCGAGGTTAAGCGCTTTGTTTACGCCGCAAGCTCATCCACTTATGGCGACCATGAAGCGTTGCCTAAAGTTGAAGATGTTATCGGTAAGCCACTTTCACCATACGCTATTACTAAATATGTAAACGAACTTTACGCCGATATTTTTCATAAAACATATGGCTTAAATACTATTGGCTTAAGGTATTTTAACGTGTTTGGACGCCGACAAGACCCAAATGGGGCTTATGCTGCGGTTATTCCAAAATTTGTTCAGCAATTTATTAAACATGAATCTCCAATGATTAATGGAGATGGCAGTTACTCTAGAGACTTTACCTATATTGACAATGTGGTCCAAATGAACCTCAATGCTATAACGACCAATAATGAAAATGCGCTGAACACGGTTTACAATGTGGCCTTTGGAGAACGCACTACGCTTTTGGAATTGGCCACTTTATTAAAAGAGTATCTTTCAGAATTTGATAAATCCATCAAAGACGTTGAAATCAAGCACAGAGAAAATAGAGCTGGCGACATACCGCATTCTTTGGCATCAATTGATAAGGCAAAAACCTTATTGAATTACCAACCTAAATACAATATCAATACTGGTTTAAAAGAAGCCGTTTCATGGTATTGGGATAATCTTTAA
- a CDS encoding nucleotide sugar dehydrogenase, whose protein sequence is MNNIKIAVIGLGYVGLPLARLFATKYNVVGFDINEARVKELSNGNDSTLEVESDTLKSVLKETNSNETGLFCSSNLEDIKHCNYYVVTVPTPIDKNNRPDLTPLYKSSETVGKVLKKGDIVIYESTVYPGVTEDECIPVLEKVSGLKFNEDFYAGYSPERINPGDKLHTVDKILKVTAGSTPEIGKKVDALYASVITAGTHLAPTIKVAEAAKVIENSQRDINIAFVNELAKIFNLMDIDTHSVLEAAGTKWNFLPFKPGLVGGHCIGVDPYYLAQKAQEVGYHPEIILAGRRVNDGMGQYVASEVIKLMVQNDLKIKGSNILALGITFKENCPDVRNTKAVDVINQLKSYGSNVIVYDPWANPEEVMHEYGLKTTQELPKGQFDAVVLTVAHKEFLNQDLNSLLNTSGVLYDVKGVIKAPNCKRL, encoded by the coding sequence ATGAATAATATAAAAATTGCTGTTATTGGTTTAGGCTATGTAGGCCTGCCATTAGCTAGGCTGTTTGCTACAAAATACAATGTTGTTGGTTTCGATATCAACGAAGCCAGGGTTAAAGAGTTATCAAACGGGAATGACTCTACATTAGAAGTCGAATCCGATACTTTAAAATCGGTATTAAAAGAGACTAACAGTAATGAAACTGGTCTTTTTTGTTCTTCGAATTTAGAAGACATTAAACACTGCAACTATTATGTAGTCACCGTTCCCACACCTATCGATAAAAACAACAGACCAGATTTAACACCGTTGTATAAATCGAGTGAAACCGTTGGAAAGGTTCTAAAAAAGGGTGATATTGTCATCTATGAATCAACTGTTTACCCTGGTGTTACAGAAGATGAATGTATCCCCGTTTTGGAAAAGGTTAGCGGATTAAAATTCAATGAAGATTTTTATGCAGGATATTCTCCAGAACGTATAAATCCGGGTGATAAGTTGCATACGGTTGATAAAATCTTAAAAGTAACTGCTGGATCTACACCAGAAATTGGTAAAAAAGTCGATGCGCTTTATGCTAGTGTAATTACTGCTGGCACGCACCTCGCCCCTACCATTAAGGTGGCAGAAGCCGCTAAGGTTATTGAAAATTCCCAACGCGATATCAATATTGCTTTCGTTAACGAATTGGCTAAAATCTTTAACCTAATGGATATCGATACGCATTCCGTTTTGGAGGCAGCGGGTACCAAATGGAACTTTTTACCGTTTAAACCCGGTTTAGTTGGTGGCCATTGTATTGGGGTTGACCCTTACTATTTAGCCCAAAAAGCTCAAGAAGTGGGCTACCACCCTGAAATCATTTTAGCCGGTCGCCGTGTAAATGACGGCATGGGACAATACGTCGCTTCTGAAGTGATTAAGCTTATGGTTCAAAATGACCTAAAAATTAAAGGGTCGAACATTTTGGCACTAGGCATTACGTTCAAGGAAAATTGTCCTGATGTACGAAACACCAAAGCAGTAGATGTCATAAATCAACTTAAAAGCTACGGTAGCAATGTCATTGTTTATGACCCTTGGGCGAACCCCGAAGAAGTGATGCATGAATATGGACTAAAAACTACCCAAGAACTTCCTAAAGGACAGTTTGATGCTGTAGTTTTAACAGTAGCGCATAAAGAGTTTCTTAACCAAGACCTAAATAGCCTGCTGAACACAAGCGGTGTTTTATATGATGTTAAAGGCGTCATTAAAGCCCCTAACTGTAAACGACTCTGA
- a CDS encoding oligosaccharide flippase family protein, with the protein MKINQLKGGAALSYATIFLTNIVGLVLTPFIIRSLGSAEYGLYTMIGALVGYMSVLDFGLNNTIIRFIAKYRAENDRKGEENFLAHSFIMYLCISVLITIIGCFLYFNLENLYGTTLTGGQMGKAKNMMLILIFNLAITLPGGSFAGICYGYEEFILPKVTNIFRYILRSVLVVTVLLYGGDSISLVVLDTIMNLLVISINMFIAFKILKIRFKLHSLDKKLFSITLSFSLWLFVFAIVNQLRWQFGQLIIGLYYSTTVVAIYAVGITLGNYYGAFSSAIESVFLPRAIQMTVKNLPSEQLTNTFIKISRIILIILLYILGAFVIVGKDFVYFWVGEEYYMAYYYAVVIMIGLTPILSQGFANNILEARNLIAYRGKLLLSLTIIGTSLGFIVVQKIGVLEMILTTVIFMFIERAMMYSYYVKKAKLNMFRYYQEIFPLFVNCAFLITIGLICNMFLPSKSIFVALLSALVYSAVYAVSSMKIMTEYEKSLTAQLLNKLPLTRKIKRKWTKK; encoded by the coding sequence ATGAAAATCAATCAACTTAAGGGCGGAGCTGCATTATCATATGCTACTATATTCTTGACTAATATAGTTGGATTGGTACTCACACCGTTTATTATCCGATCTTTGGGAAGTGCTGAATATGGTCTTTATACCATGATTGGGGCCTTAGTTGGTTATATGAGCGTATTGGATTTTGGTCTGAATAATACCATTATAAGATTCATTGCTAAATATCGAGCTGAAAATGACAGAAAAGGTGAAGAAAACTTTTTGGCTCATAGCTTTATCATGTATTTATGTATTTCAGTTTTAATTACTATTATTGGGTGTTTTCTATACTTTAATTTAGAAAACTTATATGGTACCACATTAACTGGAGGTCAAATGGGAAAAGCAAAAAACATGATGCTTATCTTAATTTTTAATTTGGCAATAACGCTCCCAGGAGGTTCCTTTGCTGGAATTTGCTATGGTTATGAAGAGTTTATACTTCCTAAAGTGACTAATATTTTTAGGTATATTTTAAGAAGCGTTTTAGTTGTTACTGTGTTGCTTTATGGAGGTGATTCAATAAGCCTTGTGGTTTTAGATACCATTATGAACCTATTGGTTATCTCTATCAACATGTTCATTGCATTTAAAATTTTAAAAATTCGTTTTAAATTGCACAGTCTTGACAAAAAGTTGTTTTCAATAACCTTAAGCTTTTCACTTTGGCTTTTTGTTTTTGCAATAGTAAATCAATTAAGGTGGCAATTTGGGCAGTTAATTATTGGATTATATTATTCAACAACAGTAGTTGCCATTTATGCTGTTGGTATTACTTTAGGTAATTATTATGGCGCTTTTTCAAGTGCAATTGAGTCGGTTTTTTTACCAAGAGCCATTCAAATGACTGTGAAAAATTTACCTTCAGAACAACTCACTAATACGTTTATTAAGATATCTAGAATAATTCTTATCATTTTACTTTATATTCTTGGGGCATTTGTTATTGTTGGAAAAGACTTTGTTTACTTTTGGGTTGGAGAAGAATACTATATGGCATATTATTATGCCGTGGTTATAATGATCGGGCTTACCCCTATTCTATCCCAAGGTTTTGCAAATAATATACTTGAAGCCAGAAACCTAATAGCATACCGAGGGAAATTACTTTTGAGTTTAACAATTATCGGTACTTCACTAGGTTTTATAGTGGTCCAGAAAATAGGGGTTCTTGAAATGATTCTAACTACAGTAATTTTCATGTTTATTGAGCGTGCTATGATGTATTCCTACTACGTAAAAAAGGCAAAACTCAATATGTTTAGATACTACCAAGAAATATTTCCTCTATTTGTGAACTGTGCTTTTTTGATAACTATTGGGCTTATTTGTAACATGTTTTTACCAAGTAAGAGTATATTCGTGGCTCTTTTAAGTGCACTAGTTTACAGTGCTGTATATGCTGTAAGCTCTATGAAAATAATGACTGAATATGAAAAATCTTTAACGGCGCAATTGTTAAATAAACTTCCTCTTACAAGAAAAATTAAAAGAAAATGGACAAAAAAATAA
- a CDS encoding formyl transferase yields the protein MDKKIIMMAGEGNSSYCNYNALKKDYNISHIIVDAPTDKKNFLKRRIKKLGLTTVIGQVLFKKLVIPYLNRESKNRIDEIVKKNKLSFEKFEPEKTINVSSVNSEDCINILKEIAPDLVIVNGTRIISKKVLNSISGTFINTHAGMTPLYRGVHGAYWSKINKDGHCGVSVHLVDPGIDTGGILFQELIETNDNDNFVSYTYLQMAKGIELMKKAIDSILIGQAKVVTNNLDSKLWSHPTIWFYLKHRIFHGVK from the coding sequence ATGGACAAAAAAATAATAATGATGGCGGGGGAAGGAAATTCCTCCTATTGCAACTACAATGCTCTTAAAAAGGATTATAACATTTCTCATATTATTGTTGATGCACCAACGGACAAAAAAAACTTTTTAAAACGACGGATAAAAAAACTTGGATTGACGACGGTAATTGGACAAGTGCTATTTAAAAAGTTGGTAATTCCTTACCTAAATCGAGAATCAAAAAATAGAATAGATGAAATTGTTAAGAAAAACAAATTGTCTTTTGAAAAATTTGAACCAGAAAAGACTATAAATGTATCATCGGTAAACTCAGAAGATTGTATAAACATTTTAAAAGAAATAGCACCAGATTTGGTTATAGTAAATGGCACCCGTATAATATCAAAAAAGGTCTTGAATTCCATTTCCGGAACATTTATTAATACACATGCTGGAATGACCCCACTTTATAGAGGAGTCCATGGGGCATATTGGTCAAAAATAAATAAAGATGGACATTGTGGTGTTAGTGTTCATTTGGTAGATCCTGGTATAGATACAGGGGGGATTCTTTTTCAAGAATTAATAGAAACAAATGATAACGATAATTTTGTTTCCTATACTTACCTTCAGATGGCCAAAGGGATCGAACTTATGAAAAAGGCCATAGATAGTATCTTAATTGGGCAAGCTAAAGTCGTAACCAATAATTTGGACAGTAAATTATGGAGCCATCCAACTATCTGGTTTTATTTAAAGCATAGAATATTCCACGGTGTAAAGTAA
- a CDS encoding polysaccharide pyruvyl transferase family protein, protein MISSIKKLIPFNLKASTHLMMYSFKPLNAFSFKQPRVASKRVFIFLAADYGNLGDVAITHAQHKFLQNNFPEYLVTEIPISKTIEGIAFVKKIIAKGDIVTTVGGGNMGDLYPMIEHFRQMVISNFRNNMVVSFPQTIDFSETIKGKKGLNKAIRVYSKHKNLILLAREEKTYKFFTQHFKNNQSVLVPDIVLSLDKTIPSKERNGAIICLRNDKEKKLNQQEEEILFEIIDKCFDKKTTRDTHIGGENLSLFSRTKALFSIWEDFKGAEVVITDRLHGMIFCFITNTPAIVFLNNNHKIKSSFEWIKKSKRILLIENFSKDIITKSLKTLKEQDNSEKKENLLPRYNEAINIIKEKK, encoded by the coding sequence ATGATTAGCTCTATAAAAAAACTTATTCCTTTCAATTTAAAGGCTTCTACACATTTGATGATGTATAGCTTTAAACCTTTAAATGCATTTAGCTTTAAACAACCTCGTGTGGCATCAAAGCGCGTGTTTATCTTTCTGGCAGCCGATTACGGGAATTTAGGAGACGTTGCCATAACGCATGCCCAACATAAATTCCTCCAAAATAATTTCCCAGAGTATTTAGTTACTGAAATCCCAATAAGCAAAACAATTGAGGGGATAGCCTTTGTAAAAAAAATAATAGCAAAAGGTGATATCGTTACAACTGTTGGTGGAGGAAATATGGGAGACCTCTACCCTATGATTGAGCACTTTAGACAAATGGTAATCAGTAATTTCAGAAACAACATGGTTGTTTCATTTCCTCAAACCATAGATTTTAGCGAGACTATAAAAGGAAAAAAGGGTCTGAACAAGGCTATAAGGGTATATTCCAAACATAAAAATTTAATTTTATTGGCAAGAGAGGAAAAAACGTATAAATTTTTCACTCAACATTTTAAAAACAACCAATCCGTACTTGTGCCTGATATCGTGTTGAGTTTGGATAAAACCATTCCTTCTAAAGAAAGAAATGGCGCTATAATTTGTCTGAGAAACGACAAAGAAAAAAAACTAAACCAACAGGAAGAGGAAATTCTATTTGAAATTATTGACAAATGTTTTGATAAAAAAACGACCAGAGATACTCACATAGGAGGAGAAAACCTATCTCTGTTTAGCCGTACTAAAGCACTTTTTAGTATTTGGGAGGATTTTAAAGGTGCTGAAGTCGTAATTACTGATAGATTGCATGGTATGATTTTTTGCTTTATCACCAACACTCCTGCTATTGTTTTTTTAAACAATAACCATAAAATAAAATCTTCATTTGAATGGATTAAAAAATCTAAGAGAATTCTTTTAATTGAAAATTTTTCAAAGGACATAATTACAAAATCCTTAAAAACCCTAAAAGAACAAGACAATTCCGAAAAGAAAGAAAACCTTTTACCTCGATACAATGAGGCAATAAATATAATAAAAGAAAAAAAATAG
- a CDS encoding glycosyltransferase, with protein sequence MAPMLTIAIPVYNVSQYVEKCIRSCYNQDVPVSDYEIVIVNDGSKDNSLQICEKLQKEFPSLKIITQKNKGLSGARNTGLVHAQGEYIWFVDSDDWIEENCLGEIFSLLRLHKSDIFWLGHDVIVNNNSYRKFIPTKIDNPISGEEMFTNHLNNLFYIWKFIYRTDFLIENELKFFEGILYEDLEFTPRALLKAKTCFTIPNAFYNYLIRQGSIASLNNIKDKSINDRLAIIDGLSELQKDKSVSKIYSNKLREIILESYITTIKMSSRGKLKLPPLAFRIIKRIKDEQYLISSNKMAFYIMKANLNIYHRFYKNAYALASKIRRYA encoded by the coding sequence ATGGCACCAATGTTAACCATAGCTATACCCGTTTATAACGTATCGCAATATGTTGAAAAATGCATTAGGAGCTGTTATAATCAAGATGTTCCCGTATCAGATTATGAAATAGTAATTGTTAACGATGGTTCAAAGGATAACAGCCTACAGATTTGCGAGAAACTTCAAAAAGAGTTTCCTTCTCTAAAAATTATTACCCAAAAGAACAAGGGCTTGAGCGGTGCCAGAAATACTGGGTTAGTGCATGCCCAAGGTGAATATATCTGGTTTGTAGACTCTGATGATTGGATTGAAGAAAATTGTTTAGGCGAAATTTTCAGTCTTTTAAGACTGCATAAATCTGATATTTTTTGGTTGGGACACGATGTTATTGTAAACAACAATTCTTACAGAAAATTTATCCCAACAAAAATAGACAACCCAATATCTGGTGAAGAAATGTTCACTAACCACCTGAACAACCTGTTCTACATATGGAAATTTATTTATAGAACGGATTTTTTAATTGAAAACGAGTTAAAATTTTTTGAGGGCATTTTATATGAAGACCTTGAGTTTACGCCCAGGGCTTTGCTAAAGGCAAAAACATGTTTTACCATACCAAATGCTTTTTACAATTATTTAATTAGACAAGGTAGTATTGCCAGCCTAAATAATATTAAAGATAAGAGTATCAATGATAGGCTAGCAATTATTGATGGATTGTCAGAATTACAAAAGGATAAAAGTGTATCGAAAATTTACAGTAACAAGCTTAGGGAAATCATTTTAGAATCCTATATAACAACCATAAAGATGAGCTCTCGGGGTAAATTGAAATTACCTCCATTAGCCTTTAGGATTATAAAGAGAATCAAGGACGAACAATATTTAATTTCTTCAAATAAAATGGCTTTTTATATAATGAAGGCCAATCTTAACATATATCATAGATTTTACAAGAACGCTTACGCTTTAGCCTCAAAAATTAGACGTTATGCATAG